CTTCTTCGAAACACCGATCATTTGTGACCGTTGATGATCATGGTCATCATCATCAGGGGGTTCCAAAAGGACATTTTGCAGTGTATGTTGGTAAAGAGAGTGAAGTAATGAAGAATAAGAGGTTTGTGGTACCAATCTCATATTTGAAGCATCCTTTGTTCCAAGATTTGTTGATTAAAGCTGCTCAAGAGTTTGGTTTTGATCATCATCCAAAGGGTCCCATTACTATCCCTTGTGCTGAACAAGATTTTATTAATcttatttcttctttatttaCCTCAATACCTAactacaattaattaattaataat
Above is a genomic segment from Cannabis sativa cultivar Pink pepper isolate KNU-18-1 unplaced genomic scaffold, ASM2916894v1 Contig3, whole genome shotgun sequence containing:
- the LOC133033279 gene encoding auxin-responsive protein SAUR15-like, with translation MGIHHQLLHATQIIRRRSSASSKHRSFVTVDDHGHHHQGVPKGHFAVYVGKESEVMKNKRFVVPISYLKHPLFQDLLIKAAQEFGFDHHPKGPITIPCAEQDFINLISSLFTSIPNYN